A genomic region of Peromyscus eremicus chromosome 19, PerEre_H2_v1, whole genome shotgun sequence contains the following coding sequences:
- the Mep1b gene encoding meprin A subunit beta yields the protein MEAWHRPWFLLFATFLLVSGLPAPGEFVKDIDEGLDRDIFDINEDLGLDLFEGDIKFEEQGKNSIIGDDYRWPHTIPYVLEDSLEMNAKGVILNAFERYRLKTCIDFKPWSGEANYISVFKESGCWSSVGNRHVGKQQLSIGANCDRIATVQHEFLHALGFWHEQSRADRDDYVTIVWDRILPGREHNFNIYDDSVSDSLNVPYDYTSVMHYSKTAFQNGTEPTIVTRISDFEDVIGQRMDFSDYDLLKLNRLYNCSSSLSFMDSCDFELDNICGMIQSSGDSADWQRVSQVLGGPENDHSNMGQCKDSGFFMHFNTSSGNAGATAMLESRILYPKRGFQCLEFYLYNSGSESDHVKIYTREYTAAHPEGVLTLRREINEIPTGSWQLYYVTLQVTEKFRVAFEGLKGPGSSSGGLSIDDINLSETRCPHHIWHIQNFTQLLGSQSATAYSPPFYSPEGYAYQIYLNLNSLTNVGIYFHLISGANDDQLQWPCPWQQATMTLLDQNPDIRQRMSNQRSITTDPTMTDDNGSYFWDRPSKVGVVAYFPNGTQFSRGRGYGTSAFITHERMKSREFIKGDDVYILLTVEDISHLNSTSNVPDLVPTSNVPDPVPTSTIYNACSEVECQNGGICTVHEGRAECKCPAGEDWWYMGQRCEKRGSTHDTIVIAVSSTVTVFAVMLIITIVSVYCTRRKYRKKASSNPALDAQNTVSKWDEKDSSSWKKISPKPYDIHSIPNQTISVNSWMYNK from the exons ATGGAGGCCTGGCATCGGCCTTGGTTCCTGCTTTTTGCCACATTTCTCCTGGTTTCTGGCTTG ccggCTCCAGGAGAGTTTG TCAAAGATATAGATGAGGGACTCGATCGAGACATATTCGATATCAATGAAG ATTTGGGACTGGACCTTTTTGAAGGAGACATCAAGTTCGAG GAACAAGGGAAGAATTCCATCATTGGAGACGACTATAGATGGCCACACACCATTCCATATGTTCTAGAGGATAGCTTGG AAATGAATGCTAAAGGAGTCATTCTCAATGCCTTCGAGCGCTACCGCCTTAAAACATGCATTGACTTCAAGCCGTGGTCAGGAGAAGCTAACTATATATCAGTGTTCAAGGAGAGTGG GTGCTGGTCTTCAGTGGGAAACAGGCATGTTGGGAAGCAACAGCTGTCCATCGGGGCCAACTGTGACAGAATAGCGACCGTTCAACACGAGTTCCTCCATGCCCTGGGATTCTGGCATGAGCAGTCACGTGCTGACCGGGATGACTATGTCACTATAGTTTGGGACAGGATTCTGCCAG gcagagaacACAATTTCAACATCTACGATGACAGTGTGTCGGATTCCCTGAACGTTCCCTACGACTACACCTCGGTAATGCACTACAGTAAAACAGCTTTCCAGAATGGGACAGAGCCCACCATCGTCACAAGGATCTCGGACTTTGAAGATGTGATTGGCCAAAGAATGGACTTCAGTGACTATGACCTGTTGAAGCTGAACCGGCTGTACAACTGTT CTTCTTCCTTGAGTTTTATGGACTCCTGCGACTTTGAGTTGGACAATATCTGTGGCATGATCCAAAGTTCAGGGGATAGTGCTGACTGGCAGCGGGTTTCACAGGTCCTCGGGGGCCCAGAGAACGATCACTCCAATATGGGCCAGTGCAAAG ATTCCGGCTTCTTCATGCATTTCAACACCAGCTCTGGAAATGCGGGGGCCACAGCCATGCTGGAGAGCAGAATACTGTACCCCAAGAGAGGGTTCCAGTGCTTGGAATTTTATCTCTACAACAGTGGAAGTGAAAGCGACCACGTGAAAATCTACACCCGGGAGTACACCGCAGCCCATCCAGAAGGTGTTCTAACCCTTCGGAGAGAAATAAATG AAATACCTACTGGGAGCTGGCAACTTTACTACGTAACATTGCAAGTGACTGAAAAGTTCCGAGTGGCATTTGAAGGACTCAAAGGCCCTGGTTCATCATCGGGTGGTCTGTCGATTGATGACATCAATCTCTCGGAAACCAGGTGTCCTCATCACATCTGGCATATACAGAATTTCACACAGCTTCTTGGCAGCCAGAGTGCAACTGCATACAGCCCTCCGTTTTATTCTCCCGAAGGCTACGCTTATCAGATTTACTTGAATCTGAATTCCTTGACCAATGTAGGGATTTATTTCCACctgatctccggtgccaatgatGATCAATTACAGTGGCCGTGTCCTTGGCAACAAGCCACAATGACACTCTTGGATCAAAATCCTGACATCCGACAGCGTATGTCCAACCAGCGGAGTATAACTACAGACCCAACAATGACTGACG ATAACGGAAGCTATTTTTGGGACAGGCCTTCCAAGGTGGGAGTGGTGGCTTATTTCCCTAATGGAACTCAGTTTAGCAGAGGCAGAGGCTATGGAACCAGTGCCTTCATAACCCATGAAAGGATGAAGAGCAGGGAGTTCATCAAAGGAGACGATGTTTACATCCTACTGACTGTTGAAG ACATATCTCACCTCAACTCTACATCGAATGTCCCAGACCTGGTCCCTACATCGAATGTCCCAGACCCGGTTCCCACCTCGACCATCTACAATGCCTGCTCGGAGGTTGAGTGTCAGAACGGGGGCATCTGCACTGTCCACGAAGGCAGAGCTGAGTGCAA GTGTCCTGCAGGAGAAGACTGGTGGTACATGGGGCAACGGTGTGAGAAAAGAGGGTCCACCCACGACACCATTGTCATTGCCGTTTCCTCCACCGTCACCGTGTTTGCCGTGATGCTGATCATCACAATTGTCAGCGTCTACTGCACCCGGAGGAAATATCGCAAGAAAGCTAGTTCAAATCCAGCCCTGGATGCACAAAAC ACGGTCAGCAAGTGGGACGAAAAGGACTCTTCGTCATGGAAGAAAATTTCACCCAAGCCGTATGACATTCACAGCATTCCAAATCAGACCATCTCTGTAAATAGCTGGATGTATAATAAATGA